The Nostoc sp. NIES-3756 DNA window CCACCCACTGATGGCACTGGTCGCCAAGGGTCATGTACTAGAACGTCTTTATGTTCTGAGGGCTGAGGATTGGGTGTCAGAGTTCCGGCATCTTCTCTAATACTGGCTAGTCCGGTGGTTGACAAGTAGTAAGTTTTTTGGTTTAATATTTTTATAATGGGAATATATTGCCACATATTACTCCCCATCTCAAATAAGTATACAGGGTAATTATTTAATGAGCCTGTATTTATACCCTTGAGAAAGTAATCAAACCATCTGATTTGCATTTCATCTATAGGACTGGCGGCTTGAGTGCCAAAGTCAACTTCACCGACTTTGCGACCCCAAGGTAAATGCGCCCAAGGCCCGACTATTAAATGTTGGAGTGTAGAAGCACGGGCTGCCATATCCTTATATAAATGCAGAGTACCGCGTAGGTAGGTATCGAACCAGCCGCCGATATGCAGCATGGGTAAGTCAACATCTTGGAAGTGAGTTTTGGGTGAGAGTTCTTGCCAGTATGCGTCCGGTTGGGGATGGGCTACCCAATCGTGATAGAAAGATTCTGGGGCGAGTTGTTGAAGAATTTCGGGATTATTTAGTGGTAGGTTCCGAGATGCGGCAAATAATGCTTGATAGGTTTGTTTATCTCCTTGTAAACGGGCGGTTTCTGTAGCTAATTGAATTGCCCAAGCGAGGTTTGTTTGCAAACAAAATGCACCACCTTCGTAAGCCCAGTCTGTATATAAATCATAACCAATCATCGCCGGGCAGATGGTTTTTAGGGCTGGTGGTTTGGCAATAGCTGCATATAACTGAGTCATCCCCTGATAGGAAAATCCATACATTCCCACCTGTCCATTACTACCAGGAAGACTTGCAGCCCAGTTTACTGTATCTTCGCCATCGGCAATTTCATGAGCAAATAACTTAAACTCTCCTTGGGAAGTACCGCGTCCGCGTACATCTTGAATTATCACAATATAATCGTGGGCAGCATACCAAGTAGGATGAGCATAGACAACAGTAGACGCGATCGCTCTACCATAGGGTTGTCGCATCAATAATACCGGAAACTCCCCTGCTGCATCCGGGTGATATATATCTGCATCCAACCGCACACCATCGCGCGTATACATCGATGCTGTTTGTTTACCAAGAACTTGAAACATATATCAGCCGCATCACAATTTACCAATTACCCATTAACAATTACTTCTTTTTCTTTTTCTTCTTGTGCTTATCACTTACAGGCGGTGCAAAACCACGGGGTAGCGGTGGGAGTTCTTGCTTGTAGTAACTGATTATGTCTTCCAGTCGAAACTTTGTTTGAGGAACTTCTTCGGGCGTTTTTAATCCTAACTCTACCTGTACCATGTCCCAATCACCGACAATGACAGTTGAGACTCGATTAGCCTCAAATGCACGTTCCATAACTGGTGCAGACTCAACAGCTTTTAAATCAAGCAGTTCGCCAATAAAAAAAGCGTTAAGTTCTTTGTCATTATTAGTAAAATCTGCTAACCTCTGCGTTAACACTGCTACACATTTGTCACGTAAATCAGGATGTTTTTCAGCAATTTTCGTTAACGATGTAGCAGCATCAGCAAGGTTGTAAGCATCATGAGACGAATCTTGAAGATATGCTTCTAGTGTAGGAATTGCCGCCGCTCCAATATTACTATAGAACTCAAACAATTCATTGGGCATCCAATCATCATCAAGTTCGTGAAATAGATTTACCAAAGGTTGAATTGCTGCTTCTGCACCCAGTTGATTCAGCACCCGCACCGCATGAACAGGCCCCCAAGCTTCTATAGTATCTACGTCACCACCATTTAACTCTTTATCAGTCGCCAAGCGAATCAAATCAGGAATATGGTCTGCACTGAAGCCAAGTTCCTGTATATAATTGGGAATTGTTTCCATCTCGCTACAATCACCGTAAGTCAATAATTTATCTACAGGAGATGGATAGATAGACCCTGACATATTAATTATCTCCGCCATTTTGCTTGTAAATATTATCCCAGCATTAACAACTTAGAGGGTATATCTACTAATAATTTTTGATTCTTTAAGCATTGACGACCGAGTATAGGAAAGTGCTGAATGCTGAGTACTGTTAGCGGTAGCGGGGCTAACAGCACTCAGCACTCATTACTAATGACTATGGACTAATGACTAATGACTCATAACTATTTAAACTACTTATATTTTGCATTGCCAAACCCTTATAAACTGATACAACGCTAAAGATGTAAAATTTTTGTTAAATTCAACGAGCATCAATAGTTTCCCCTTATCAGGTACTTCAGCATGACTGTTATCACACCCAAGGCTTCCTCAGCGCTTCCCGAATTTGCGGAAGGTATTCAATATTTTGGTGAAGCGTTGCCAGATTTTGAAACTTATGGTGCTACACCTGCGATAGAATCGGGCAAAGTAGCGATCGCAGATCCTACAGACGCTAAGGCAGTATATCAAACCTTACTCGCTGCCGATGCCTTACGCTATCTCACACTACAAATTACTGGAAGTAAGGCTTCTGGGCATCCGGGGGGGTTTGCTAGCCAAGCAGAAGCTTATGCAGCTTTGGTCATGCTGGGGTATAAGAATATTATTACCGAAGTCGGACACCACGCCCCTGGATTTTATAGTGCCATGTTCCTCGATCGGTCGCTAGAAGATATGGGCATTTTTACAGTACAACAATTGCGCGATCGCTTCCGTGAAAAGCACGGCTTATTAGGACACCTTTCCGGTTACATCCCCGGTATTCTCGCCCCAGCCGGCCCTTTGGGACAAGGACAACACTTTGCAATGGCGGCGGCAAAGTTACATCCAGACAAATTATTCCCCTTCACCCTCGGCGACGGTGGACTAGGTGAACCCTATATTATGAGTGCAATGGCGCACTTCCACACCGCTTACCCCAAAGCCACCAACTTCCTACCCGTCCTTGTCTGGAATGGGTATAGCCAAGAACATCATAGTATGGTTTCCCTGAAAACCAACGCACAGATGACCGCATTTTGGCAAGGTAACGGTTTTGATGAAGTTGTCTTAATCGATGCCAAAGAGTTTGACGACCAAAACCAACCAGGAGATTATGTAGATAGTACCGCCTTCTCCTTCCAAAAACGTTTGGAATTTACCCAAGCCGTCCTTGTCGCCGCCGATAAAGCCGCCCGTTCCGCCCTGGATGGTAAACTGACAGTATTTATTATCAAACAACTCAAAGGCGCAGGCGTTCACGCCAAAGGTGCAAAATCTCACAACCTCTATCCCAAAGACACCTTAGACGCACCCCATATTGTCAGCGCCTTACAAAACCGTGCATTATCCCCCGAAGCTTGGCAAACAGTGAGAACCAACGCTGAACGCGCAGGTGGTGGCCCCGCAGCCAAAACAGTGGTGACAGAATTTGAACTACCATTACCAGATTTAGGTACATTACCCTTAGAAGAATATGCAGTAGGTGGGGAAGCCCAAGTTTCTACCACCGCAATGGGGCGACTGGTGGGTGTAGTCGGACAAAAAGATAAAAACTTCCTCGTCACCAACGCCGACGGAAACGAAGCATCGGGTATTGGTAACATCAACCAAGCCTTAAAAATCATCCACCCCACCACCGACGACTTATATAACCAAGCACCAAACGGACAAGTTTACGAACCCTTGAGTGAAGATGCTTGTGCAGGTTTAGCTGTTGGCTTATCCTTGATGGGTGCAAGAACCCTCTGGTGTTCCTATGAGTCTTTCGCCATCAACGGCTTACCAATATGGCAAACCGTCACCCAAGCAATGGCAGAATTACGCCGCCAAACACCCTCAACAATTACCCTATTTACTGCTGGTGCATTAGAACAAGGACGCAACGGATGGACACACCAACGTCCAGAAATTGAAGCTTACTTTGCTTCGATGATGCGGAACGGTAATGTATTTCCTGTATTCCCCCCGGATGCTAACAGTATCCAAGTCTGTTATGACTGGGCGTTAACTACAAAAAATAAGGGAATTGTCATCACTGCAAGTAAATCACCCTTACCAATTCGTACTACGTTTGAACAAACCCGCCAAGGTTTAGAAGAGGGTGCAATAGTATTACATGAAACTGCGGGTGAGAAGAAAGTTGTGTTTGCCGTAATTGGCGATATGACATTAATTCCTGTGTTTGAAGCAGCGAAATCTTTAGAAAGTCAAGGTGTAGGAGTGAAGATAGTTTCTATCATCAACCCCCGCCGTTTATATCGTCCCGGTGATGTGGCTTGGGACACCTGTTCACAACCCGATGGTGGTTTTATTGATGATGCTAAATTCTCCCAATTATTTGGCGGTGATGCGTTAATTGGTGTGACTGGTGGTGCAGCATCGATGTTAGAACCCATCATGTTGCGGAGTAACAGCAAGCGCGACACCTTCGCCTGGAAGCGTGGGGAAACTACAGCCAGTGCAGGCGAGTTGATGGCTTTCAATGGTTTGACTGCTGAGGCTTTGGCGAAGCGGGCTGTTGAGTTAGTGGGTTAAGCTGATAGTGAATAAATAGAAAAGTTTTCTAGCCGCAGATGTACGCAAATAACCGCCGATAATTTAGCGTTATGATGCGTATATTTGCGGTTTTGTTTTCAATATTCAAATTATTAAAATTATCGTGTAATTAAAATTACAAATTAACTCTTTACCTAATTATCTATCCCATCTTATGGACACGACAATAATCGATGATATATTTAGTTTTAATTCTTCAACAATTAATCATTTATTGTCAATACAATTAGAAAATATAATAGAAAATTATATATTTTTTCCATGTTTAATTATGTATTTTGCTGTTTTATATACGCAATTTTATTTTTTCTCTTTTGAACCTTTATGTCATTGGATTTATAATTTAGAGAATAATTTACTTAAAATTATTTCTTTACCTGTTATGGTAATAGTATCAGCTATAACTAATTTAATACTTATTGTCATCACAGGCGGATGTCAGTTATTAGTTTTAGGACTGACTTACGTTCTCATACAATTATTAATGGTAATAGGTTTAATTCTGATAATATTACCTATAGTTCTAATTATGCTAATTACTGATCGAGGATTGAATTTTTTATTTAAAGTTGAATTAGTAAGTATAATAGATTTTTTTACAAGTCATTTACCTTCAAATTTATTACCTAGCTTTAGTTTATTTATATGGAATACAGGTAAGTGTATTTTAATCGGTCTACCTATTGCGATAGCAATCATAGCTTTTATTTGGGTAACAACACAAATTTTAAAATTAGGTTGGTTGATGGCAAGACAAAGACTAACTGAATCTGCAACTATCTTTTC harbors:
- a CDS encoding CocE/NonD family hydrolase, whose amino-acid sequence is MFQVLGKQTASMYTRDGVRLDADIYHPDAAGEFPVLLMRQPYGRAIASTVVYAHPTWYAAHDYIVIIQDVRGRGTSQGEFKLFAHEIADGEDTVNWAASLPGSNGQVGMYGFSYQGMTQLYAAIAKPPALKTICPAMIGYDLYTDWAYEGGAFCLQTNLAWAIQLATETARLQGDKQTYQALFAASRNLPLNNPEILQQLAPESFYHDWVAHPQPDAYWQELSPKTHFQDVDLPMLHIGGWFDTYLRGTLHLYKDMAARASTLQHLIVGPWAHLPWGRKVGEVDFGTQAASPIDEMQIRWFDYFLKGINTGSLNNYPVYLFEMGSNMWQYIPIIKILNQKTYYLSTTGLASIREDAGTLTPNPQPSEHKDVLVHDPWRPVPSVGGHAAIAAGVFERSHIDVRADVLTYTSEPLTADLHLLGDVIVEISCTADQPSYDLCAVLSQVYPDGRVYNLTQGYLHCPDATSHITRKIQLQTTCVRISQGNSLRLSLSAACYPAYAMNSGNGSVPHSDSLLNAKVITLTVTCGGEGSRILLPVR
- a CDS encoding transketolase — translated: MTVITPKASSALPEFAEGIQYFGEALPDFETYGATPAIESGKVAIADPTDAKAVYQTLLAADALRYLTLQITGSKASGHPGGFASQAEAYAALVMLGYKNIITEVGHHAPGFYSAMFLDRSLEDMGIFTVQQLRDRFREKHGLLGHLSGYIPGILAPAGPLGQGQHFAMAAAKLHPDKLFPFTLGDGGLGEPYIMSAMAHFHTAYPKATNFLPVLVWNGYSQEHHSMVSLKTNAQMTAFWQGNGFDEVVLIDAKEFDDQNQPGDYVDSTAFSFQKRLEFTQAVLVAADKAARSALDGKLTVFIIKQLKGAGVHAKGAKSHNLYPKDTLDAPHIVSALQNRALSPEAWQTVRTNAERAGGGPAAKTVVTEFELPLPDLGTLPLEEYAVGGEAQVSTTAMGRLVGVVGQKDKNFLVTNADGNEASGIGNINQALKIIHPTTDDLYNQAPNGQVYEPLSEDACAGLAVGLSLMGARTLWCSYESFAINGLPIWQTVTQAMAELRRQTPSTITLFTAGALEQGRNGWTHQRPEIEAYFASMMRNGNVFPVFPPDANSIQVCYDWALTTKNKGIVITASKSPLPIRTTFEQTRQGLEEGAIVLHETAGEKKVVFAVIGDMTLIPVFEAAKSLESQGVGVKIVSIINPRRLYRPGDVAWDTCSQPDGGFIDDAKFSQLFGGDALIGVTGGAASMLEPIMLRSNSKRDTFAWKRGETTASAGELMAFNGLTAEALAKRAVELVG